ATAAGAGgaattgacagcactgggtttttatcgGGGATTATGATGTAAAATTTCCTGAGAGGTTAAGTATATGAAGATATATTATTGTgacatgtacatatatgtgtacacatgtataaaaccaaaaaccaaatctattgttGTTAaaacaattctgactcttagccactctgtaaaacagagtagaactgcctcgtaaggtttccaaggctgtcatctttactgaaCCACATCACCacctctttcttctgcagagcggctggtaagtttgaattgccaacattttgggcaaccacttaacctctgtgccaccaggactcctcacacATGCATAGAGGCACTCCCATATCTAATACTTGTTGAGTGCTTAGTCACTTTCTAAGTACTTATGGGAATTAGTTCACTTAATCCCCATAGAAACCACATGGAGAAGGTACTATTTTCACTTCTTTTATAAACAAGCAACATGAAGAacagatattttaaataaatgttaaatttgACCCAGCAATTAGAAGACTGTATTTGGATTTGAACCCAAATAGAATATCTCCAGaaacttttaactactgtgctattTAGTATACATATgattgtgtgtgtctgtcttgGTGTacagatgtgtgtatatataaaacacgTACATTTTATACTTTTGTTTTGGAGAATTCACCTATTGCATTTGTTTATTCATAGTGATTTGAATTCTCCAATTGAAtgctttttgtttatatatatttacttcaAATGTATAGTTAACATAGAATAAACAatgaaagtcaggaaaagtatttTATATCCCATTTCTACCACTTGCTACTTTTCTGCCTAATTTTGTAATATCTTTTCATCTTATCTGAGTTCCTTTTATTACATATAACATAAGTTACCACTATGCCATCTTTTCTGCTAGTTGTGGAACAATTGTTCAGTGAACTGTTTAATCACCACTAAAATGCATTGATTAAAGAATTGTTACCTTGGAAAaagttatgatttttaaaatttaaaaaaaattaaaggtaaaaATACTTCTTGCAGAAACATGGGTGCTGATGGCAAGGAAGATCAAATCTGTGAATTACATGACAGTGGCTTCATGATTAAACCAGAATCTCCTAAATTTCTAAATAATTAAATGATGCATAGAGCCCAAAAAAGGTAATTTAATACTACTAAATACTTAGtgtcctgggggcacagtggttaagagctatgacgagctacagctactaaccaaatggtcagctgttcaaatccaccagttgctccttggaaaccctacaggggacttttactctgtcctaaagggttgctataagttgaaaccatctggacggcacctaacaataacagcaaatacATAGATGAGGATATATGATATGGTTTCTAAATTATGGACCAAAACCTTATACAAATATAAAAACTCAAAACCTGGATGTAGATTCAAGCTACCATATATGAAAATGATGAAAGATTTTGTTTGATGATTTTCCCAAGGAGGCAACAATGTTGGGTTTTGCCAGACACTATCTgataactaggagccctggtggtgcagtgattaagagattggctgctagccaaaagttgggcagtttcaatccaccagccaatccttgtaaaccctatggggcagttctactctgtcctatagggtcgctatgagtaggaaactactggatggcaacaattttttttaaccaacgcCTGACAACATGACCTCAGGTAATAAGGTTATGCTAATGGACAGATGGAGTCCAGAACATTGGAAGTCAAATCCCCTTATGTACTAAAAGATGCAAGTAGTTTGATATGACTGTAACATGGGATCCATTTGTGTAAGGGGTGTGATAGAAGATTCTATCCATAATTAGTGACCTGGTTCAGATATGTTTTCTTAATCACATTAAGAAATTTGAACTTTAACTGTAGACAATCATAATTTTCATTTAGTAAAGAACATTATGATAGAGAAAAGATGACAGATGAGAAATATTGACGGTAAAGAAATTAGTTACAGTGATGAAATTTTCTCAGTAGTACAGTACATATATGATATGAGTGGCTGTAACACAGTCTTCACATGGCTGCCCCTCCTTGTCATTCAGCTCATGGGTCTCATTCTTCAGAGCCCTCTGGGACCACTCAACCTAAATTGGTCAGTTAACAGCACATACCCTGGTTTTAATTCTATGCATTGCACCaattttttatttactaaatGATCATTTAATTTCTGCTTTCCTTCACTAAGCTATAAGCTCTATGTGGGGAGAGATGTTGAATTTGATTCGTTGCTGAATTCCAGGACAGAAAGCAGTAACTGCCAAATATCCTGTGTTAAATAAACACctgttgaatgaatacatgaaatgcatgaagaaagaaataaagtcaCTATCAATAGAAATGAGGAGGCATGGATAGATACAAGACATATCAGAAGACATTTATTTTGTAGTATTTCATGATTGATTAAGGGGGGGATGAAAAGGGAATtgtcctggaatttttttttttttttttttaacacttcagtgACTAAGTGTATTTTGGACACATCTGCTAAGAAAGTGAGGATAGAAGACTATTTGGGTTTGAAACTGTATGAGGATGGGTGTAATTTCAGaacttttgaattttaaaattgcAGGTCAGGAATCAGTGAACCTTATTACTTCTCTGACTTACCAGAGCTCTTTAAAGGTAATACAACAATTTGTCTCCCTCATCTGAAGGTATTCTTCTGTTGTCTTTGACTTTCCCTTTTTCAGGTCATGAACCTCAATTGTTCCTCGTGGCAGGATTATGGCATGTCTATCAAACACTTTGCATTTGCCAAATTCTCTGAGGTCACTGAAGACTGTTTCCTCCTGTTTACCGTCATCTTACTCATGTTCTTAGCATCAGTGATAGGAAATGCTCTCATAGTCCTCACCATTTGGACCAACCCAGtcctccacactcccatgtacttcttcctggccAATTTGTCCCTCTTGGAGATTGGCTACACTTGCTCTGTCATACCCAAGATGCTGCAGAGTCTTGTGAGTGAGGCTCGAGGGATCTCTCGGGAGGGCTGTGCCACAcagatgtttttctttatattatttgGTATTAGTGAATGCTGCCTTTTGGCAGCCATGGCTTTTGATCGCTATATGGCCATATGCTCCCCACTCCACTATGCAGCACGAATGAGTCGTGGGGTGTGTGCCCATTTGGCAATGGTTTCTTGGGGGGTGGGATGCATGATCAGTCTGGGCCAGACCAATTATATTTTCTCCTTGAACTTCTGTGGTCCCTGTGAGATaaaccacttcttctgtgacctcCCACCCATCCTGGCACTTGCTTGTGGGGATACATCTCATAATGAGGCTGCAGTCTTTGTTGTGACCATCCTTTGCATTTCCAGCCCATTTTTACTGATCACTGCTTCCTATGGCAGAATTCTAGCTGCTGTACTGGTCATGCCATCACCTGAAGGCCGCCATAAAGCTCTTTCCACCTGTTCTTCCCACCTCCTTATAGTAACACTATTCTATGGCTCAGGATCTGTCACCTACCTGAGGCCCAAAGCTAGCCACTCACCAGGAGTGGACAAACTCCTAGCCCTTTTCTATACAGTGG
This is a stretch of genomic DNA from Elephas maximus indicus isolate mEleMax1 chromosome 1, mEleMax1 primary haplotype, whole genome shotgun sequence. It encodes these proteins:
- the LOC126064783 gene encoding olfactory receptor 10C1-like — its product is MNLNCSSWQDYGMSIKHFAFAKFSEVTEDCFLLFTVILLMFLASVIGNALIVLTIWTNPVLHTPMYFFLANLSLLEIGYTCSVIPKMLQSLVSEARGISREGCATQMFFFILFGISECCLLAAMAFDRYMAICSPLHYAARMSRGVCAHLAMVSWGVGCMISLGQTNYIFSLNFCGPCEINHFFCDLPPILALACGDTSHNEAAVFVVTILCISSPFLLITASYGRILAAVLVMPSPEGRHKALSTCSSHLLIVTLFYGSGSVTYLRPKASHSPGVDKLLALFYTVVTSMLNPIIYSLRNKDVKAALRRTLSKKKVLTPSQFYKMLLRKKEADLQKN